The following are encoded together in the Nocardia sp. XZ_19_385 genome:
- a CDS encoding hydrogenase maturation protein, producing the protein MRILLVASAFNSLTQRVHTELRDRGHHVGVELALGDEPLRAGVARFGPDLILAPMLTRAIPEDIWTAHTVLIVHPGPKGDRGPSSLDWAISEAAPSWGVTVLQAVAEMDAGPIWASVPFAVTPVGKSALYRNEVADAALTAVLLAVERFEAGQFEPEPLDYSRRDVKGKLRPYHVQQHRRIDWDIDDTATVLRKLRAADSQPGVLDELFGREFFLHGGHNEDQLRGEPGTVIATRDGAICRATVDGAVWLPQLRARRAPDGPPTFKQPATDVLGELLPSVPEVPVSPAAAATRDTWSEIRYREVAGAAGKYGSVGYLEFAFAGGAMSTGQCRRLLYAYEQARTRPINVLVLGPERDFFSNGIHLNVIEAAADPGAESWRNINAMDDLVEAILTTTDKLVISALPGNAAAGGIMLALAADEVWCRESAVLNPHYQLMGLYGSEYWTYTLPRRVGAQTAERLTQQTLPVGARAARALGLVDQVIPGSPAAFWAWVRTEAAALADSPELAERLVEKKRRLAADEAVKPLAAYRAEELARMSANFAPGSPYHQLRQNFVHKVCATATPSHLLG; encoded by the coding sequence TTGCGCATCCTGCTGGTCGCCAGCGCGTTCAACAGCCTCACGCAGCGCGTCCACACCGAATTACGGGACCGTGGACACCATGTCGGGGTCGAGCTGGCGTTAGGTGACGAACCACTCCGCGCAGGGGTCGCACGCTTCGGACCCGACCTGATCCTCGCGCCGATGCTGACCAGGGCGATCCCGGAAGACATCTGGACCGCGCACACCGTGCTCATCGTGCACCCGGGCCCCAAGGGCGACCGGGGACCATCGTCGCTGGACTGGGCGATTTCCGAAGCCGCCCCGAGCTGGGGCGTGACCGTCTTGCAAGCCGTCGCGGAGATGGATGCCGGTCCGATCTGGGCGTCGGTGCCGTTCGCGGTGACGCCGGTCGGCAAGAGCGCGCTGTACCGCAACGAGGTCGCCGATGCCGCCCTGACCGCGGTGCTGCTGGCAGTGGAACGCTTCGAAGCCGGCCAATTCGAGCCGGAGCCATTGGACTACAGCCGCCGCGACGTGAAGGGCAAGCTGCGCCCCTACCACGTGCAGCAACACCGGCGCATCGACTGGGACATCGACGACACCGCCACCGTGCTGCGCAAACTGCGGGCCGCCGACTCCCAGCCCGGCGTGCTCGACGAACTGTTCGGCCGCGAGTTCTTCCTGCACGGCGGGCACAACGAGGATCAGCTGCGCGGCGAGCCCGGCACCGTCATCGCTACCCGCGACGGCGCCATCTGCCGGGCCACCGTCGACGGCGCGGTCTGGCTGCCCCAACTGCGGGCCCGGCGGGCGCCGGATGGACCCCCGACCTTCAAACAGCCCGCGACCGATGTCCTCGGTGAGCTCCTACCCAGCGTCCCGGAAGTCCCGGTCTCCCCCGCCGCGGCCGCCACCCGCGACACCTGGTCGGAAATCCGCTACCGCGAAGTCGCCGGGGCGGCCGGAAAATACGGCTCGGTCGGCTATCTGGAGTTCGCCTTCGCCGGCGGCGCGATGAGCACCGGCCAGTGCCGCCGCCTGCTCTACGCCTACGAGCAGGCCCGCACCCGCCCGATCAATGTGCTGGTGCTGGGTCCGGAACGGGACTTCTTCTCGAATGGCATCCACCTCAACGTGATCGAGGCCGCCGCCGATCCGGGCGCGGAGTCCTGGCGCAATATCAACGCGATGGACGACCTGGTCGAGGCCATCCTCACCACCACCGACAAACTGGTGATCTCGGCGTTGCCGGGCAATGCCGCGGCCGGTGGCATTATGCTGGCGCTGGCCGCCGACGAGGTGTGGTGCCGCGAATCCGCCGTCCTGAACCCGCATTACCAGCTGATGGGCCTCTACGGGTCGGAGTACTGGACCTACACGCTGCCGCGCCGGGTCGGCGCGCAGACCGCGGAACGTCTTACCCAGCAAACACTTCCGGTGGGCGCGCGCGCCGCCCGCGCCCTCGGCCTGGTCGATCAGGTAATCCCGGGCAGCCCGGCGGCTTTCTGGGCGTGGGTCCGCACCGAGGCTGCGGCGCTTGCCGATTCGCCGGAACTGGCGGAGCGGCTGGTGGAGAAGAAGCGCCGCCTCGCCGCGGACGAGGCCGTCAAGCCGCTCGCCGCCTACCGCGCCGAGGAGCTCGCACGGATGAGCGCGAACTTCGCTCCCGGTTCGCCGTACCACCAGCTACGGCAGAACTTCGTCCACAAGGTCTGCGCGACCGCGACCCCGTCGCATCTGCTCGGCTGA
- a CDS encoding MHYT domain-containing protein, translated as MEFDHFSYGWITPVVAFFISVLGSLLGLRCTSHARLAEWPVGWLIAAAISLGGAGIWVMHFTAMLGFSIPGATIRYDVPVTLLSAAIAIVFVWIGLSIVVRGRREIVALPIGGAITGLGVAAMHYLGMFAMKTGMDMEYTLGTVALSILIAVVAATAALWFMLHVRGLLATVGAATIMGLAVCGMHYTGMYSMHAAHSAHHAAVAPDSGVAPTQLLTPLIVTVTLVLMMLVIMVGFAEIDERSTRDERLDREPREPSTHWPTTDEVRDRQAADWGLRQPAHRRELSRR; from the coding sequence ATGGAATTCGATCACTTCAGCTACGGCTGGATCACGCCGGTCGTGGCCTTCTTCATCTCGGTCCTCGGCTCGCTGCTCGGCCTGCGCTGTACCTCGCACGCCCGGCTCGCCGAATGGCCGGTCGGCTGGCTCATCGCGGCCGCCATCTCCCTTGGCGGCGCAGGCATCTGGGTCATGCACTTCACCGCCATGCTGGGCTTCTCCATCCCCGGCGCCACCATCCGTTACGACGTCCCGGTGACGCTGCTCAGCGCGGCCATCGCGATCGTGTTCGTGTGGATCGGACTGTCCATCGTGGTGCGCGGCCGGCGCGAGATCGTGGCGCTGCCGATCGGCGGCGCGATCACCGGCCTCGGCGTGGCCGCCATGCACTACCTGGGCATGTTCGCCATGAAGACCGGCATGGACATGGAGTACACGCTCGGCACGGTGGCGCTGTCGATCCTCATCGCGGTGGTCGCCGCGACCGCCGCGCTGTGGTTCATGTTGCACGTGCGCGGCCTGCTCGCCACCGTCGGCGCGGCCACCATCATGGGCTTGGCGGTGTGCGGAATGCATTACACCGGAATGTATTCCATGCACGCGGCACACAGCGCCCACCACGCCGCCGTGGCACCGGACAGCGGCGTCGCGCCCACCCAGCTCCTCACCCCGCTCATCGTCACCGTCACCCTGGTGCTGATGATGCTGGTCATCATGGTCGGCTTCGCCGAGATCGACGAGCGCAGCACCCGCGACGAACGCCTGGACCGCGAGCCGCGTGAGCCGTCGACGCACTGGCCGACTACCGACGAGGTGCGCGACCGCCAGGCTGCCGACTGGGGTTTGCGGCAACCGGCGCACCGCCGGGAGCTCAGCCGACGGTAG
- a CDS encoding Lrp/AsnC ligand binding domain-containing protein: MRNIGHALVELPEVRNCAAITGAHNLLLQASLHSVADVLRFETHLTAEHPELTIGERVVTLRHDKLLGCVLDPQGCAVSVVAPDIWSEPRARHD, translated from the coding sequence CTGCGGAACATCGGCCACGCTCTCGTCGAGCTCCCGGAGGTCCGCAACTGTGCCGCGATCACCGGCGCGCACAACCTGCTCCTGCAGGCCAGTCTGCACTCGGTCGCCGATGTGCTGCGGTTCGAAACCCACCTCACCGCAGAGCATCCTGAACTCACCATCGGCGAACGCGTCGTGACCCTGCGGCACGACAAACTGCTCGGCTGTGTACTCGATCCGCAAGGCTGTGCTGTTTCAGTAGTCGCACCTGATATCTGGAGCGAGCCGCGGGCTCGGCACGACTGA
- a CDS encoding alpha-hydroxy-acid oxidizing protein produces the protein MAFGDYQNEIYFRGLGGVVPTLPMKYAELRERAQAALPPSIWSYVAGGAGDERTQDANVTAFDRWGLVPRMFVGAKERDLSVDLFGMSLPTPVFLAPVGVIGLCTPDGHGDLATARAAARTGVPMVASTLTVDPLEQVAAEFGDTPGFFQLYTPTDRDLAASLVQRAEQAGYQAIVVTLDTWITGWRPRDLSTSNFPQLRGHCLANYFTDPVFLAGLAQTPEQDPQAAILRWIQLFGNPLTWADLPWLRSLTDLPLLVKGICHPDDARRAIDGGVDGIYCSNHGGRQANGGLPALDVLPEIVAAADGVPVLFDSGIRSGADIVKALALGATAVGIGRPYVYGAALGGVDGIVHVLRSLLAEADLIMAVDGYPTLKDLTPEALRAVHA, from the coding sequence ATGGCGTTCGGCGACTATCAGAACGAGATCTATTTCCGTGGGCTGGGCGGGGTGGTGCCCACGTTGCCCATGAAATACGCCGAACTGCGCGAGCGGGCGCAAGCCGCGCTGCCGCCGTCGATCTGGTCCTATGTGGCCGGCGGCGCGGGCGACGAGCGCACCCAGGACGCCAACGTCACCGCGTTCGACCGCTGGGGGCTGGTGCCGCGCATGTTCGTCGGCGCGAAGGAACGCGACCTGTCCGTCGATCTGTTCGGAATGTCCTTGCCCACACCGGTTTTCCTGGCTCCGGTCGGTGTCATCGGCCTGTGCACGCCGGACGGGCACGGTGATCTGGCGACCGCCCGGGCCGCCGCTCGCACCGGCGTTCCGATGGTCGCCTCGACCCTGACGGTGGATCCGCTGGAGCAGGTGGCCGCCGAATTCGGTGATACTCCAGGCTTTTTCCAGCTCTACACGCCAACCGACCGTGACCTCGCAGCCAGCCTCGTACAGCGCGCCGAACAGGCCGGATACCAGGCCATCGTGGTCACCCTCGACACCTGGATCACCGGGTGGCGCCCCCGGGATCTGTCCACCAGCAACTTCCCGCAGCTACGCGGCCACTGCCTGGCAAACTACTTCACCGATCCGGTCTTCCTGGCTGGGCTTGCGCAAACCCCGGAGCAGGATCCGCAGGCCGCGATCCTGCGCTGGATCCAGCTCTTCGGCAATCCACTCACCTGGGCGGACCTGCCGTGGCTGCGGTCGCTCACCGATCTGCCGTTGCTCGTCAAAGGCATCTGCCATCCCGATGACGCGCGGCGCGCGATCGACGGCGGGGTCGACGGCATCTACTGCTCGAATCATGGTGGGCGCCAAGCGAACGGCGGCCTGCCCGCCCTCGATGTGCTGCCCGAGATCGTGGCCGCGGCGGACGGTGTGCCGGTCCTGTTCGACTCGGGGATCCGCAGTGGCGCCGACATCGTCAAGGCGCTCGCGCTGGGTGCGACGGCGGTGGGAATCGGCCGGCCATACGTGTACGGCGCCGCGCTCGGCGGGGTCGACGGCATCGTGCATGTGCTGCGGTCGCTACTGGCCGAGGCCGACCTGATCATGGCGGTGGACGGGTATCCCACGCTGAAAGATCTGACGCCCGAAGCACTTCGCGCCGTACACGCGTAA
- a CDS encoding pyridoxal-dependent decarboxylase translates to MTSEEFRNHGRAVVDWIADYWDRVESLPVLSRATPGEVRAQLPPHAPETGEPFAALLDDLDAIVVPGLTHWQHPGFFAYYPANTSGPAVLGELLAAGLGVQGMLWQTSPACTEVEQHVLDWLAELLGLPGKFTFAGNGGGVIQDTASSAILVALLAALHRVSAGQVGRAGIEHDRYVVYASADANSAFEKAARITGLGTSAVRLIQTDGAMAMDPVALREAMANDVAAGRTPVMVMATVGTTSTSAVDPVDRIGPICREFGAWLHVDAAYAGVAAVCPELRWIHAGVADYADSYSTNPHKWLLTAFDCDACYVTDRQHLIGALSVLPEYLRNDASASGTVVDYRDWQVPLGRRFRALKLWAVIRWYGAEGLRAHIRHSVALAAEFAGKVAADDRFELMAPRPLSLVCLRLRGTDEINRKLLEKLNNSGQIYLSHTKVRGAYTLRMAIGGTATRVEHVRAAWELIDRTATDLLARTE, encoded by the coding sequence ATGACCAGCGAAGAGTTTCGCAATCATGGCCGGGCGGTGGTGGATTGGATCGCCGATTACTGGGATCGAGTGGAGTCGCTGCCGGTGCTGTCGCGGGCGACTCCGGGAGAGGTGCGGGCGCAACTGCCGCCGCACGCGCCGGAAACCGGTGAGCCGTTCGCGGCGCTTCTCGACGACCTGGATGCCATTGTCGTTCCGGGACTGACGCATTGGCAACACCCGGGATTCTTCGCCTACTACCCCGCGAACACGTCGGGTCCGGCTGTGCTCGGGGAATTGCTGGCCGCCGGACTCGGCGTGCAGGGCATGCTGTGGCAGACCAGCCCCGCCTGCACCGAGGTCGAACAGCATGTCCTGGATTGGCTCGCCGAATTGCTCGGGCTGCCGGGCAAGTTCACTTTCGCGGGCAACGGTGGTGGAGTCATCCAGGACACCGCGTCGAGCGCGATCCTGGTCGCGCTGCTCGCGGCGTTGCACCGGGTGTCGGCGGGGCAGGTCGGACGCGCGGGCATCGAGCACGATCGCTACGTGGTCTACGCCTCCGCAGATGCGAACTCCGCCTTCGAGAAAGCCGCTCGCATAACCGGACTCGGCACATCGGCGGTGCGGCTCATCCAGACCGATGGCGCGATGGCGATGGATCCCGTCGCGTTGCGCGAAGCGATGGCAAATGATGTCGCCGCGGGCCGGACCCCGGTAATGGTGATGGCCACCGTCGGAACCACCTCGACCAGTGCCGTGGACCCAGTAGATCGAATCGGGCCGATCTGCCGCGAGTTCGGGGCCTGGCTGCACGTCGACGCCGCCTACGCCGGAGTGGCCGCGGTGTGCCCCGAACTGCGCTGGATCCACGCCGGAGTCGCCGACTACGCCGACTCGTATTCGACCAACCCGCACAAGTGGCTGCTCACCGCATTCGATTGTGACGCTTGCTATGTCACCGATCGGCAGCATCTGATCGGTGCGCTTTCGGTGCTACCGGAGTATCTGCGCAACGATGCGAGCGCCTCCGGAACGGTGGTGGACTACCGAGATTGGCAGGTGCCGCTGGGACGGCGGTTCCGCGCGCTGAAGTTGTGGGCGGTGATCCGGTGGTACGGCGCGGAAGGGTTGCGTGCGCACATCCGGCACAGTGTCGCGCTCGCCGCGGAGTTCGCCGGGAAGGTAGCCGCGGACGACCGCTTCGAACTGATGGCGCCACGGCCACTGTCGCTGGTGTGCTTGCGGCTGCGCGGGACTGATGAGATCAACCGGAAGCTGCTGGAGAAGCTCAACAATTCCGGGCAAATCTATCTGTCGCACACCAAGGTTCGGGGTGCATACACGCTGCGAATGGCCATCGGCGGTACCGCGACGCGGGTCGAGCACGTGCGTGCCGCATGGGAGTTGATCGATCGCACCGCCACCGACCTACTCGCCCGGACCGAGTAG
- a CDS encoding bifunctional 2-polyprenyl-6-hydroxyphenol methylase/3-demethylubiquinol 3-O-methyltransferase UbiG, whose amino-acid sequence MTDDYRVLNKANWDERAPAHAASPDYDLHRYLTEPDFIGEVVRFDQPLLGDVRGLRVVHLQCHIGTDTLSLARLGANVTGLDFSSASLVQARQLAERTGAAIEFVEADVYDAESVLGAGQFDLVFTGIGALCWLPSIRRWAETVAGLLRPGGRLFLREGHPMLWATDEKHTDRLVLGYPYFELPEPMVFADEGTYVETDAEFTATTTHEWNHGLGEIVTAVLDAGLTLTGLTEHTSVPWNALPGQMFREPSGEWRLSEHPERLPLSYTLQAGKF is encoded by the coding sequence GTGACCGACGACTATCGCGTTCTGAACAAAGCCAATTGGGATGAGCGAGCACCGGCGCATGCCGCATCCCCCGACTACGACCTCCACCGCTACCTCACCGAACCGGACTTCATCGGCGAGGTGGTGCGCTTCGACCAACCGTTGCTCGGGGACGTGCGTGGGCTACGCGTAGTGCATCTGCAATGTCACATCGGCACGGACACGCTCTCGCTGGCCCGGCTCGGCGCGAACGTGACCGGGCTGGACTTCTCCTCCGCATCGCTGGTGCAGGCCCGGCAGCTAGCCGAGCGCACCGGCGCGGCAATCGAATTCGTGGAGGCCGATGTCTACGATGCCGAATCCGTGCTCGGCGCCGGACAGTTCGATCTGGTGTTCACCGGAATCGGCGCGCTGTGCTGGCTGCCGAGCATACGGCGCTGGGCCGAGACCGTCGCGGGGCTGCTGCGCCCGGGTGGACGGCTGTTCCTCCGCGAAGGTCATCCGATGCTGTGGGCGACCGACGAAAAGCACACGGACCGTCTGGTTCTCGGCTATCCATACTTCGAACTGCCCGAGCCGATGGTGTTCGCGGACGAGGGCACCTACGTCGAAACCGATGCCGAGTTCACTGCCACCACCACCCACGAGTGGAACCACGGTCTCGGCGAGATCGTGACAGCGGTGCTCGACGCGGGCCTGACCCTGACAGGACTCACCGAGCACACCAGCGTCCCGTGGAATGCACTGCCAGGGCAGATGTTTCGCGAACCCAGCGGCGAGTGGCGGCTCTCGGAGCATCCGGAACGCCTGCCGCTCAGCTATACGCTGCAAGCGGGCAAGTTCTGA